Sequence from the Spirochaetales bacterium genome:
CAACAACGACAAAAGCGTGTGTTCCGTATCCATCGATAACGGGTTCTCTTTCTTTTATCATAACCGGCTCTTTCCCGATTGTCTGACGGAACATGAAATTGCCGAATCCCGTTTCCTCCAAATGGCGAATCACCTCTTCGGCGGAATAAAATGTCGCTTCCCGGTAAAACGGGTTGTCCCGTTTTTTCTTTTCATATAATCGTCCGAGCCGGCTGTTTCTATCGACAAATCCGACAATAAAACGCCCCCCCGGCTTGAGTATCCTCCGGACCTCCCTGAATGCGCCGGTAATATCATCGAGGAAACAGACCGTCGTTACCATTACCGCGTAATCAAACCGTTCGTCGTCATACGGCAATTGTTCCGCCGCACCCGCTTTTACCTCGACACCCCTCGCCCGGGCTATCGTTCTCATCCTTGCCGACGGTTCGACCCCGCAGGCGATCCCGAGCGGCGCCGCGAATCTTCCCGTCCCCACACCGATTTCGACACCCGACCCCGAATCCGGAAGCATTGCCCCGACTGCCTCGAGTTCGGACTCATAGACGAAGGGATGCTTTTCAAACCACTCGTCGTATCGTTCCGTATACTCATCGAACGGTGAGGTTCGCGCCATGCTTATGGTTCCTCATCGCCCTTCCACGGGATTGCCCATATATTTCCGATAATATAGACGAGCAGACCGGCCGTCACGATGAGCGACCACAACGGATGAATCATGCCTTGGAGGGTGAAATAGATGACGAGTCCGACGGCTAACGGTTTGTAAAACACCTGTATTTTCAGAAGCAGTATCCCTTCACGCGGTCTTGATAAAAAACGTACGGAAAAGGCCGCCATGACGATAAAAAGCGGAACGACGAGACTCGCCGTTACGGGCTCGAAACCATTCCATAGAACACAATTTCTCAGTGCAGGGATAAACGTCATCAATGCAATCCATACGGCGAATCCGCCCGTCACGACAATATTGTACCGGTACATGAGCCGTAACCTGAAACGTCTTTTATATTCCATTACCATCCTTCCTTTCTCCCCGTACCCTTCATTCCTCAAACGAAACCTCAAGGCTCTGCCGTATATATTGTTACGGAGATAATTAATTACGGTCGTACGTTGTCTTTTTTCATGAGTTCCCATGACGACAAATTCGTATTGAAACGGAAGCTGTCTCCATCGGCAATCTTCACGAAACGCCGGGGCATATGGCGCTTAAAATATGTCAGGGTTTTTTCTCCCGTACAATGGAAAGCCGCTATCGATTTTATATTGTAAATCCCCTCAAGCAGCGTCGTTATATGTCCTATTTCATCTTTCGGCGCGTCCTTTAGATGGAGTCCCCCCGTTAAAAGATCGATCCTTTCTTTGAAATCGAGCCCGATATAGTTGAGTATTTTCAGGATACCCGGATGGGAGCACCCCGTAACGACGGCAAGTTTATCATCCTGTTTGACGATCACCGACTGTTCGAAAATGGGATTGCCTGCGTAGCTTCCTTCGATCTCGCCGGTCGTATAAATGTTTTCCCTGATGAGACCGGTTTTTGTTACTTCGACAAGGCTGCCCCCGCATTCTGTTATTTTAAGTTTGAATCCTTCACTGAACCTGCCGCACACATGTACCGCGACACCTGGATTGTTCCCGATCACCCACCATAACCCGCCCGTATGATCCCAATGTTCGTGCGATATGACGACATGATTGATTCGGCGGACATCGCGATTGTTTTTCTCGAAGGATCTTTCAAGCATTCCCGGATCGCAGAAAGTATCGAAGAGGACGTCATCGCCGATCAAAAAAGCAAGTCCCCACTTTTTTCTCATATAATCGAGTTGTGTGGAACCGGAAGCGACAAGTGTTATATCCATATCTCTATACCTTGTTCAACGCCTGTTCCAGATCATCCACAAGGACCTCGATATTTTCGATTCCGCAGGACATGCGGACCGTATTGGGTTTTACCCCGAAACTTGTCCGGCGTTCAACCGGCATGTACAGCATGGTTGTCAACACCGGCAGACAGACGAGGGTTTCGGTGCACCCGAGTGAGACCGCGTGCACGATATTCACGAGACTTTCGACAAAGACCTTTGCGTCATCCTGGGTTTCGCCGACATCAAAGGCGAGCATCCCGCCGAATCCGTTCTTCATCTGTTTCAATGCGGCCTTGTAGCCGATGTCCGTCTCGAGTCCGGGGTAATAGACATCCTTCACTTTGGGGTGCCTTTTCAGGAATCTTGCGACCTGTAAGGCGTTTTCCGCCATTTTCCCGGCACGGATTTCAAATGTTTTCAATCCGCGTTCCAGAAGTGAAGCGGAAAAGGCATCGAGTGTGGTCCCGATCGCCTGCCTCGTGAACCAGAGGGTGTCGTAATATTCCTTTTTTGAACAGGCGATCGCGCCCGCCATCAGATCGTTATGACCGCCGAGGGCCTTTGTCGCGCTGTGAACAACGAGATCCGCCCCCCATTCAAGAGGTTTCTGGTGGTACGGTGTGGCAAAGGTATTATCGACGACAAGCATCGCACCGGAACGGTCTGCCTGCTCGCGGAGGTACCCCAGGTCGATGACCTTGATCAAGGGGTTACTCGGTGTTTCACAAAAAATCATGGCGGTATTTTCCCTGATATTCTCTTCCACTTTTTTGTAATCCCACGCATCGAGCCATGTAATGTCCACACCGAATTTCTCCAGGATCAGGGAAACCTTGTAATTCGCCCCGTAAATATCATGAAAAGAGAGGAAATGATCTCCCTTTTTCAGATATGTCAGATAGGTCATCGTGGCGGCTGCCATCCCCGTCGTGCAGATGACACAATCTTCGGCGCCTTCGAGTGCCGCGATTATTTTCTCAACGGTTCTGACGGTCGGATTATCGTCCCGATGATAGGTGTAGCCGTCGATTTCACCATCGGTAATCTGGCGAAGTACTTCAAAAGAGGTATACTCATAATTGACCGCCGAGACAATCGGCGTCACCATCGGTCTGTTGCCGTACGGAGTTAACGGATCGTTTTTCATTGTTGTCCCTTTCCTGTTTCCAGCCAAAAAGTTTTTATTATTTGTATACGGCAGCATCATTGCCGCATAAGGTAATAATTATTGCGCATCGATTCGTACGTCGCTTCTTCGGGTACATCATTCCCGTCCTCCACGTGATTGCGGCCGGATTCACTCTCGAGGCGTAAAACCCGAAAACCTTTCCTTCACTGTCATACGGCCCGTTTCGCTTATTCCCGCATCATCTTTGCGCCGCACTGCGGACAATTCATCGAATAACACGGAACTCCCTGTTGATGAGTCACCTTGTTCCCGCAGGATGGACACACGCAATTCCCGGCCGGACCGGCACCGGGTCTGTTGCCCCGGTTACGTCCCCTGCCTTTCCCCAATCCTTTTCCCGATCCCTGACCCCTTCCCGTTCCCGGTCCCAATCCCCGCGGGCCTGTTCCGTCACCGCGCGGCATACTACAGCCCCCCCTTCATTCCGAAATGGGATTCGACCGTCGACGCATCGACCGGTTTATATTCACCCTTCTTGTACCGCTCGATGACATCCGAAACGATCCCGGACACACCGGTAAAAATATCGATACCGGCGGCTTTCAGGGTCTGAAAGGCATTGGGACCGACATTTCCCGTCAATACCGCTTTGATATCCTTTTCACTCATCAACTGGCCGGACTGTATTCCGGCGCCACCGCCGGTGGAACTGTAGCTGTTTTTGACCGCCTCGACGGCGGACGTTTCCGTATCGGCGATAATAAAATAGGCGCACCTTCCGAATCTCGGATCAACCTGTGATTCAGCATTGTCTCCCTGCGATGTAATACAAATTTTCATATAAAATAATCCTCCGTTTCACCTCATTAATGAGGATGATCATGATGTTCGGTGCCATGATCACATTCGGTTTTATCCAGCCCGTACCCTTTCCCCGAACCGGGCCTGCATAAGGATTCACCCCCTTTGAGTGTCCCGCTGCATACCTGTTCGAGTATGTCATCGATCTTGCCGGTAATTCCCATAATCGTTTTAATATTGTTTTCATTGAACAACATTTGCGCCCTCATGCCCATACCGCCCGCGATAATATATTCCACTCCCTTTTCATGAAGGAACCGCGGCAAATATCCAGGATGATGACCCGGATTATTGATAACTTCTCTCTTCACGATTGTATCGCCGTCTATATCGACCAATGTGAAGTGGGGACATCTCCCGAAGTGTGCCGAAACAAAATCACCCTCTGTTGAAATCGCTATTTTCATCGATGGTATCTCCTCCATTGATTAAATACGCTATTATACCCCATTATTCACTTCGATGAAACCATTACCTTTAAAAAAAAGACGGAGTATAATAGCGTTTATTTATTTTTTGGGCTTCTCACCTTTTGATTCGAGGTTCTCAAGTTCCCTTATCCGTTCGTTCAGTGCATTCAGACTATCCTGCAGATACTTTGCCTGATTTCTGAGTGCTTCGGCTTCCTGTTCGGGCTGAACCTGGACAGGTTCATACGGAGAGTTAGGATAATAAGCCCCCGGATGATATCCGCCCCACCCGGGAAGGCCGGTCGCCCAGTACATATGCCTGAACCCCCTGCCGCGGCCTCCTCCAAACCTGCCGAACCCCCTTCCAAAGCCCCGGCCCGGGACGGGATTCATGTATCCGGGTACGTTATATCCCGCGCAATACCCGGCTGCGCGTCCTGTCATCGGTCCCAATCCCGCAGGACCAGTTCTATCTCCTCCTGGCATAATAGCACCTCCTTTAAAGTTTTATCGCTTATATAAAACGGCCTGTCATGCCGTCCATTGTGCGGGTTATATCATCCTTCTTTACGGACGATACCCCCGCCTCCCATTGCCTCTTCTTCCTCTTCCCCTGCCCCGGCCGATACATCTCATCCCGCGAAAGGGAATTCCCGGCTGATATCCCGTATTTCCGATACCACGTCCTGAATATGGATCGGCCTGCAATCCCATATACCCAGCGGTATCAACAGGATTTGTCATATCGTTTCTCACGATGCAATAACCTTCTCCCCTGCCGGACAGAGGTCCTCTGCCTGAAGGTCCTGTCCCGTCAAATCTCGGCATCTGCAATACCTCCTTTCTTGATAATGAAAACCATTTTCATTATTAATATATCGCAATGCCCGGATCATGTCAATAGTTGATAATGGTTTTCATTAACATTTTGAGGCGGCAAGGGAACGTTGATCATCCACTGAAGCGCAGCCGCGATTATTCTCGTTCTCAAAAACCATCAGGCATTGCCGTTTATCTGAAGGAATAGGTCTTTCCCAAAACACCTGCGGCGCAGAGCGAGCCAAACTGCCTGACAAAGCAGTCGATATGTCCGGTACAATGACAAAGGGTCACCGACAATACATTCCGCTTTATATGCTCCGCCTGTTTATCGGTAAAACTGAATCCATGCATCCCCCCGAAAATATGAAAAGGAAGCTTTGGATCGATCCCTAGTTCATTCCGGGTATCGAGAAAGGATACCAATCCCGGATGACAGCACCCGCAGAGAAGAATGAAGGCGGCGTCAAGCAGGATACAGGCGGCATGTTCACGGATCCCGCCGTAATCCGAAGAATGCAAGGCGCCGGTCAGGAGGACGTTATCCGGTAATCCATGCTGGGTTCCCGGATTTTCGGCAATCCTTTTATTACCGACCGGTACGGTCATGCCCTCGAAGGGGATGCCGCTTTCCCATTCACGATGAATATATACCGGCACTTCCGGATTCATTTTCAACACAGCCGGGAGGCCGTTGGTATGGTCATTATGATTATGACTCAGCACAACGGCATCGATATCCCGCTGAGAAATCCCTCCCACCGAAAGATTATGCGTAAGGGTATGCGCATACATCCCCGTGTCAAAAAGAATTGTTTTATTGCCGCATCTGATGACGGCGGAAAATCCCGGATCGTTTTCGAAATTCTTCAGGCTTCCGTCGATATTATCGCACAGGATCGTTATCGTAAGGTCATGCATACCGCCGTACGCCTCCCCGTCAATCCCGTTTCACCCCGGATGCTCCGAATTGGGCATCCAGTATTGCAACGACATCTTCCCGTCTTTGCAGACTCGCGGTTGCGGCAACAACATTACCGTTTTGAAAATACACGGTAAACGGCAGCCCGCCGAATCCGGAACACTCGGGCAAATTCCGAATGAATCCGGCCGCCTTTATATCGAATTCCATATCATAAAAGGCCACATGGGGATACTGCTGTTCGATTTTTTCCATAATCCGGTAAACGGGGATACACATAGGCCCCATTCGTCCGCAGCAAATCATCACATTTTCATTTTCTTTCAAAGCCCACCTCAGATCTTCTTCCGTCTCCAGATGTTTCAATGCAGTCATTAACATACTTCCCTCCTTTATTTATTATATCCGCTAATATCGCAATTATCATACACCGAAAAGCCACTGTCTTTGCGATACACGGCGGATACCGCATTAGCGGCCTGACCGCGCCCTTTTATATGTTCGAAAAAAACAACATCAGACCGAATAATAAAATGACTATCGATCCGGCGCAACCGAATATCGTACCGATTATTTTGCCACAGCGCTTTTTTTTTGAAAACAGCTTAAGCACACCCTTTTTCGAACAGATCATTATAATACCGGTGACGGAAATAGTGACCGCCATTCCAATCGACATTGTCAGGGCAAGCATGACCCCCATACAGTAAGCATTGATCGATAGTGAAAAGACAAGAATCAGAACCGCCCCTTCACACGGAATGAGTCCGATGATAAAGGCGGGGATTAAAAATCGCTTTATTCCGGGCCGTGGTAATTCCTGAAATTCAGCCGCATCGTCTCCGTTCTTTTGTACTCCTGCAATATCAACAATAAGTGTTTTTATTAGTAAAAATAAACCCATCAGGGAAATCAATCCATAGCTGATCAGTGAAACTATCTTTCCGGGTTCCCGTGAATACCCGGAATAGGTACCCGCTACAAAAAAATAAAGGATCGAAACCAGAAGGACGGCCGACAACGTATGAATCACCGCGATAAAAATTCCAAACAATATCCCCTGTGTTATCCTTATTTCATTGGACAATGCATAGGAGGCCATAATCACCTTGCCGTGACCGGGGCCAAGGGCGTGGATGATACCATACACGAATGAAATTGCCAACAACATGAAAAAGAGTCCGGCATCCTTTTCCCGGTTGATTTTTCTCGACAGGAGACTTAACGAGGTATTGAGTTCTCTTTGAAGGCGATTGATCGCTTCGAACAAGCCTGAAAAAACCCCGTGACACCCGGTGAAAGCCGGCTCTTCTTCCCGGGTTCGGCCTGAAAAAAACGGGTTGTCCTGTGCGAAACATATGCCCGTCATCGTCATAATGACGATGACGGCAGTAACGAAAAAGGCTTTTTTATTCATCGTTCAACCTTAAATGCAGGACCGCGACCTTCGGTATGATTGTTACCCAGTAGACATTCTCCTTGTCTTCGATAACCCGCAACGAACACTCAAACCGTTCACTCTTTTCCGCGACAAACGGATCGACCTCCGCATTGAAAACGCAACAAAAATAGGATTTATCATAACTTCCCGCTTTGATAACCTGATCCTTTGATACCGCCTTGACATGAAGGGGAACAAAAAAAGTATAGACAAGTGTGCTCCCTGAAATTTCCGCCTTGAAATCCTTCACCGAAGTAATTATTTTCTTTCTCCTGTTATTGACATTGATATGCATAAAATAGTTGTAATTGATCAGGTTCGAAAACGCGCCCTCTTCGACTGCTTTACTTTCGTTTCGCTCAAAGATATTATTTCCGTTATCGTCATAATCCATGATAACGGAAGCGCTGAACATCTCGTCGAATATCCATGTAACACGTATTCCATCGAGTCCCGTCTCATCGAAAACAAAGGTAAATTTATTTTCAATAAACACATGAGGATGACATGAAATCCGTATGGCCGGAAAGAGAAAAAATGCGCATATGAGGAGTATCCCTCCAATATTTCTCACAACGAAACTATCCTTCACTACCATATCGGCCGTCCGGGAATTTCCCGCTGTTGGGGAGAAACGACAATGCGATGGTCTCACCACAGGCGGCGGTGACGTGTTGATTTTTTTAACAAACCGGCCTAAAGTGAAATGGCATCATTCGGGCATTCGGTCGTGCATGCGCCGCATTCCGTACAATCATCGGAAACGACCGCTTTGTCATTCTCGATCCGAATCGCCTCGCACGGGCATATATCGATACAAACACCGCATCCGCTGCATTTTTCATTTTCGATATTCACTGCCATAGTGTCCTCCGGTTTTTTCAATTATGGTAATGGTAATCATTATCAATATTGACACTATAGGTTCATCTTGTTATATTGTCAATACTACAAGGAATAGTATTCATTTTTTTTAACCCGGAGACCTTTGAGGTTCGGAGGAGGAACGATGACGGAAAAACCTGATCCCTTCGATATACTGCAGGAGGAAATCGACAAGGAAATTAACGCCGCATTTTCTGAAAAGACTATCGAATATGCGCGGCGGCCGCTCAACTTCAACAGGATGAACGATCCTTCAGGTTCCGCATGGATAAAGGGGCTTTGCGGAGATACCATGGAAATATATCTGGTCATCGAAAACGACAATATAATCGATGCCTGTTTTTATACAGATGGATGCGGGGCGACCCTCGCCTGTGGGTCCGTGGCGACCGAGTTTTCTAAAGGGAAGACACTCGGAGAGGTGCTGTCGTTCTCACCCCGGAACATAATCGACCACCTGGGAGGACTGCCGAAGGAACATATCCATTGTGCGATTCTGGCAGCCAATACCCTGTATAAAGCGATTGCGGACTACCTGCTGCAATATTGAACGATCGTCTTACGGTATGAACATTAAAACCGGTATGACTTCGATGATGAAAATAAACGGAATAAATATCCGGGTCTCATCGGAAACAGATAAGGTATCATCGGCGTTCGGAGCGCTGCCTCTGTTAATCGGTGATGTGCAACAATATGTATATGAAAGAAGGAGAATTTATGAAAGAGTGTGATGTATTAATTATCGGCGGAAGTGCTTCCGGGATCGTCACCGCAATGACGGGCAGAAATCAGTACCCGGACAAGTCTTTTTTGTTGTTACGAAAGGAGAAAGAAGTTCTTGTTCCGTGCGGGATTCCCTATATTTTCGGCTCATTGGGAAGCAGTAATCTGAACGTGATTCCCGACGGCAGCCTGATCGACGCGGGCATCCGGATCATGACGGGTTCGGCTGTTTCCATCGATTGCGAAAAAAAGGTTTGCCGAACCGGCGATCAGGAAGAAATCTGTTTTGAAAAAATGGTCATCGCGACGGGTTCAAGCCCCAGGGTACCGGCGAAGCTGAAAGGGGTCGATCTCGATAATGTTTATTCGATTCCGAAAAACAAGGAATATATCGACCGTATTATGGAAAAAATCGATCAGCATAATAAAATCGTGATCGTCGGAGGGGGATTTATCGGGGTCGAGCTTTCAGACGAGTTGAACAAAAAGGGTAAGGATATCACCATCGTCGAAGTGCTGCCGCATATCCTGATGTCCGTTTTCGATGAAGAAATGGCGATCAGGGCCGAAGAAACCCTTATCAAGACGGGAATCAAGGTAAAAGCGGGCACCGGTGTCGGCGAAATCACGGGAACCGGAACGGTGAACGGTGTCATCCTGCAAAACGGAGAGAAACTCGATGCGGATGCCGTATTTCTATGTACCGGCTACAAACCGAATACCCATCTTGCCGGGGAAGCCGGTATTGCAATCAATAACGCGGGATTCATCAAAGTCGACGAATACATGAGAACGGATAAAAAAGATATTTTCGCTGTCGGCGATTGCGCGGAGAACAGGGACTTCATTACCAGAAAAGTAATTACCCCAATGCTCGCGTCAACCGCCTGCGCAGAGGCGAGAACGGTCGGCATGAACCTCTACAAACTTTCGACGGTAAAAACCTTCAACGGAACCATATCGATTTTCTCGACCGTCATCGGGGGCACCTGTTTCGCCGTGGCGGGTATTACAGAAAATGTCGCACGGCAGGAAGGATTCGATATCCTTACCGCGACGTTCAACGGAATGGACAAACACCCCGGGAAGCTTCCAGGCATGCAGCCGCAGACGATCAAGCTGATCGTCGCAAAAGAAACCGGTGTGATAATCGGGGCAAGCATTTGCGGCGGATTCAGTATAGGAGAACTCATCAATGTCGCGGGGCTTGCCATTCAGAACAGGATGACGGTATTTTCATTGCTTACCACACAGATCGGAACCCATCCCCTTCTCACAGGTCCGCCGACTGCGTATCCGTTAATCAAGGCCGCGGAGGCGTGCTTGAAAAAGATGAAAGAAAGATAGATACTAGTCGTGGGCCATCAATCTTCGCAGACAACGTTTCGCTTAAGGCGAAAGGTCAGAAAAATCTGATTATCGAAGTAAGGATCCAATAATGAAGGAAACAGACAATCTTCGTATTACCGGGATGACTCCCCTTGTTCCGCCTGTGGAACTCAAAAAGTGTCTCCCGATGACCGCACGGGTAAATTCTACTATAATAAAAAGCAGAAAAATCGTCTGTGATATTTTGAATAAAAAGGACAGGCGCCTGCTCGCTATCGTCGGCCCCTGTTCCATCCATGACTCACAAAGCGCGCTTGAATATGCGCTTCGGCTGAAGCGGATTCAGAAGAAGATTTCAGACAGACTCTACATTATCATGAGAACCTACTTCGAAAAGCCCAGAACAACGATAGGGTGGAAAGGACTGATCACGGACCCCTATCTCAACGGAACATATGCCATCGCGGCAGGTCTCTCGATCGCGCGCAAGCTGCTGCTCGATATCACCGAACTTGGTCTCCCCTGTGGAACGGAAATGCTCGACCCCATTACCCCGCAGTATATCGCCGATCTGATAAGCTGGGCGTCGATCGGCGCGCGAACGACGGAAAGCCAGACCCACAGGGAGATGGCCAGCGGCCTTTCGATGCCGGTCGGTTTCAAAAACGGAACGGGGGGCAATCTTGAACTGGCCGTTAACGCCATGAAATCATCGCGTCACTCACACAGCTTTATCGGTATCGATCAGGATGGTAAAACATCGATATGCACGACGGCTGGAAACCGGACCACACATATTATTTTGAGGGGGGGAGCATCGAAGCCCAACTATTACGAGGAAGACGTGGAAGCGGCGGAAACAATGATATCAAAGGCCGGTATCGAACCCGCGATCATCATCGATTGCAGCCACGGTAATTCGGGCAAACAATACACACGTCAGGCACGCGTTCTTCACTCGCTCTGCGACCAGAGACGGCGGGGAAAAACCTCTATTGTCGGTTTTATGATAGAAAGCAATCTGAAACCCGGATCACAGAAGATTCCCGCCGATCCGGCCGATCTTGTCTACGGCCAGTCGATTACCGACGAATGTGTCGGCTGGGAAGAAACCGAAGAGATGCTTATGTACGCGTATGAGACATTGAAACAGTGAACAGGTTTAGGAGACCGGATTAGCGGTCCGCGATCGAAACGCCGCAAAATATCACCGCCTGGACATTTTTCATCGGATATGTCTCGAATTTCGTGACCGGTGGGGGCGTCTGCAGGGGCGTATAATTGAATCGCAGACCGCAGACCAGCCCCCTCAGATCGAGCGAAATCCCGGCACTGAGGACAGGGAAAAGGCTGAGAAGTAACCGTTCGGTTGCGGGATAAACTTCATCCCCCAAAAACACACTTCCCGCGGTTCCAAGCCCGATATGGATAAACGGATCGACAAACCGCCTTAAGAACCTGAAATGATAACTGATATAGATCACTTCGCTGTACCACTTCACGTACCAGGCCATTTCGTCATTGCGGTCGAAATCTGTCAGATAGCATCCGCCGATACCGGTGGCATCGATGATCACCTCCCATTCGAATCCCCAGAAACTCTTTGCCGGATCGAATAATTCCGGCTTACCGTCCTTTGGCATCGGAATATCGATCGATTCGGAGCAAACGGCACCGCCGAGCCTTACTTCCGTTTCCGAAAAACAGAGAGACGAAAGGATTGTCATAAGGAATATAACGGGTATATATATCTTCATAGCTTCCCCCCTTGTTTTACCGCACGCAGGCGGCAATAGTATCGAACCTGCGTTCCATATACGTTTATTAAACACCCGGACAGATTTTATGTGTTACCGTAAAATACAGATTTTTAAAACCGGCAGGATGAGACAATGGGAAACCGTGTTATAACGAAGAAAGGAAATTTTTTGTGATTCTAAAAACCTGCAAAGCAGGTTTTTAGAAGTGCCTATTATACAGTCAGATCCATATTCTCAGGTCACGAACTTTCTGATGGTCCAGATAAACAGCCGCTCCGGAATGAGTTTTCGAAAGAAAAGAATCGTTACCGCATAGCCTGCTGCCGGATAACGGAGCCGGTATCCTTTCGAAGAAGCCGCACGGAAAATCGTTTTTGCGACTTTTTCGGGCCCCGAGCCGATCAGCCGCGTAAGGGCGTCCATTTTCTTTTCGACCCGGTTCGAATAGGCCGTATAATCATTAATGTTGACGCCGGCCTGTTTTTCCTGCGACCGTGAATAAAAATCGGTCTTGATAATTCCGGGTTCTATGATCTTAACCCTGATATTGAGGGGACGGAGTTCGAAAGCGAGACTTTCCGAATACCCCTCGACAGCCCATTTTGAAGCATTATAAACGCAATAGAGGGGAAAGGTCATACGCCCGGCCCCGGAGGTGACATTGATGATCGTCCCCTTTTTTCGCGTGCGAAAATGGGGAAGGACCGCTTTGGTGACGGCCATAAGACCGAATACATTCGTTTCAAACTGTTTCCTTATCTGAGAGGAAGTATATCCTTCAAACGGGCCCATAAGGGAATACCCCGCATTATTGACAAGAACATCGATAGCGGAAAAAGACGTGAGGGTTTCATCTACGGCGTTATCGATCGACTTCACATCCGTCACATCGCACGCCGGTGTCATAATCCGGTCATCCCCGGCGGGCAGATCGGCTTTATCCGGATTTCGCATTGTCGCAGATACATTCCAGCCCTTTTTATAAAAAAGGAGGGCTGTCGCCCTGCCGATTCCGCTCGATGCCCCTGTAATAAAAACGGTTTTTCTCTCTTTCATAGTACCTCCTTATCATACTGCATTTCGACGAGTTCACCGGAAATAATCCGAAGGGGCGGACCATTGCGGCCTGATGCACCGGTTGAAAGAAGCAGCGCCCCCTCGTCGCCGATCCCGTTCACTATCCCCTCGGCGCAAACCACGTTATTTTTCGAAGTTTCGCCCCCGGTATG
This genomic interval carries:
- a CDS encoding SDR family oxidoreductase → MKERKTVFITGASSGIGRATALLFYKKGWNVSATMRNPDKADLPAGDDRIMTPACDVTDVKSIDNAVDETLTSFSAIDVLVNNAGYSLMGPFEGYTSSQIRKQFETNVFGLMAVTKAVLPHFRTRKKGTIINVTSGAGRMTFPLYCVYNASKWAVEGYSESLAFELRPLNIRVKIIEPGIIKTDFYSRSQEKQAGVNINDYTAYSNRVEKKMDALTRLIGSGPEKVAKTIFRAASSKGYRLRYPAAGYAVTILFFRKLIPERLFIWTIRKFVT
- a CDS encoding FAD-dependent oxidoreductase — encoded protein: MKECDVLIIGGSASGIVTAMTGRNQYPDKSFLLLRKEKEVLVPCGIPYIFGSLGSSNLNVIPDGSLIDAGIRIMTGSAVSIDCEKKVCRTGDQEEICFEKMVIATGSSPRVPAKLKGVDLDNVYSIPKNKEYIDRIMEKIDQHNKIVIVGGGFIGVELSDELNKKGKDITIVEVLPHILMSVFDEEMAIRAEETLIKTGIKVKAGTGVGEITGTGTVNGVILQNGEKLDADAVFLCTGYKPNTHLAGEAGIAINNAGFIKVDEYMRTDKKDIFAVGDCAENRDFITRKVITPMLASTACAEARTVGMNLYKLSTVKTFNGTISIFSTVIGGTCFAVAGITENVARQEGFDILTATFNGMDKHPGKLPGMQPQTIKLIVAKETGVIIGASICGGFSIGELINVAGLAIQNRMTVFSLLTTQIGTHPLLTGPPTAYPLIKAAEACLKKMKER
- a CDS encoding iron-sulfur cluster assembly scaffold protein; its protein translation is MTEKPDPFDILQEEIDKEINAAFSEKTIEYARRPLNFNRMNDPSGSAWIKGLCGDTMEIYLVIENDNIIDACFYTDGCGATLACGSVATEFSKGKTLGEVLSFSPRNIIDHLGGLPKEHIHCAILAANTLYKAIADYLLQY
- a CDS encoding 3-deoxy-7-phosphoheptulonate synthase, whose protein sequence is MKETDNLRITGMTPLVPPVELKKCLPMTARVNSTIIKSRKIVCDILNKKDRRLLAIVGPCSIHDSQSALEYALRLKRIQKKISDRLYIIMRTYFEKPRTTIGWKGLITDPYLNGTYAIAAGLSIARKLLLDITELGLPCGTEMLDPITPQYIADLISWASIGARTTESQTHREMASGLSMPVGFKNGTGGNLELAVNAMKSSRHSHSFIGIDQDGKTSICTTAGNRTTHIILRGGASKPNYYEEDVEAAETMISKAGIEPAIIIDCSHGNSGKQYTRQARVLHSLCDQRRRGKTSIVGFMIESNLKPGSQKIPADPADLVYGQSITDECVGWEETEEMLMYAYETLKQ